One segment of Apus apus isolate bApuApu2 chromosome 1, bApuApu2.pri.cur, whole genome shotgun sequence DNA contains the following:
- the TMEM243 gene encoding transmembrane protein 243 encodes MEGFGARSYGTGGPDNRPLFGETSARDRIINLVVGGLTSLLLVVTLISAFVFPQLPPKPVNVFFAFCISLCCISAGILIYWYRQGDLEPKFRNLIYYILFSIVMLCICANLYFHEVDK; translated from the exons ATGGAGGGGTTCGGTGCCCGCAGCTACGGGACCGGCGGGCCGGACAACCGGCCGCTCTTCGGGGAGACCTCGGCCAGG GACAGAATCATCAATCTAGTTGTTGGTGGCTTAACGTCCTTGCTGCTCGTA GTCACTCTAATCAGTGCTTTTGTCTTCCCGCAACTACCTCCAAAACCTGTGaatgtattttttgctttctgcatctCCTTGTGTTGCATTTCTGCTGGCATACTT ATCTATTGGTATCGACAAGGAGACCTGGAACCTAAATTTAGGAACCTAATTTActatatattattttctattgtCATGTTATGTATATGTGCCAACCTGTACTTCCATGAAGTGGATAAATAA
- the MEIG1 gene encoding meiosis expressed gene 1 protein homolog translates to MAKGDIKPKSVHYAQKWSDDVENLYRFQLAGYRDEVEYKQVKQVDMVEYWPETGFVKKLQRRDNTFYYYNKQRECEDEEVHKVKVYVY, encoded by the exons ATGGCTAAAGGTGACATCAAACCAAAATCTGTACATTATGCCCAAAAATGGTCAGATGATGTAGAGAACTTATACAGATTTCAGCTAGCTGGATACAGAGATGAGGTTGAATATAAACAAGTAAAACAAGTGGACATG GTGGAATATTGGCCAGAAACTGGATTTGTTAAGAAGCTCCAAAGAAGGGACAACACATTCTATTATTACAATAAGCAAAGAGAATGTGAAGATGAAGAAGTCCATAAAGTGAAAGTTTATGtgtattag